The genomic window GGCCTGGAAAAACTTGATGCCTTCGCGGATGGTCGCTTCGTCCATCGGCTCCATCATCTCTTTGATAACCTCGACGCCTCGATCCATCATGGCGGCAATGTGCTTGGCACCCTTGGGTGTCAGCCGCACGATTTTTTCGCGTGCCGAATTGGGGTCTTCTTCCTGCACCACAAGTGACAGGGGCGGCGACGCCATGGCCCGAATGGCCTTGGTGATAGCCGCACTGGAAATATCGAACCACGAGCGCAAAGACTGCTCGATGTCCTTGCGGCGCATCATGGTGCCATTCTCGCCGGCCGAGTGGATGTGCCAGAGGACCGCCACCTGATGGCGGCCAAGCTCGCCCATCACACCCTTGTCGCGCAGGGCGTCTTCCACCTTGATGCCGGCCTTGTAGTGGATGGGATAAAAGAAGCCGAGCAGCGCCAGCGCGGCTGCAGGCCGGTCAAAGCCCTTGCCGTCTTTGAGGCTGGGCCCCGATCTGGGCACGGACTTGGATTTTGCAGGCGACATGGGCGGCACTCCGATTCTTCCGGTGCGCCATCCTACCGCGAGTTTTGCCACGCCACCTATGGCGACAATCGCCTATGGCAGCGCGAAAGCAACAACCCGGTCATTCAACGTCGTCGTCGAGCGCGAATGCCCACCAGCAGAAATCACCACATACTGCCTGCCCTGCCACTCATAGGTCATGGGCGTGGCCTGCCCGCCACCGGGCAACCGGCCTTTCCACAGTTCTTCGCCGGTCTTGGCATCAAATGCGCGCAGATAATCATCCATGGCCGCACCAATGAAAACGAGGCCACCGGCTGTCACCAGCGGACCCCCGAAATTGGGCGTACCCAGCTCCCAGGGAATGGGAACCGGCGCCATGTCGCGCACCGTACCCAACGTAGATTCCCACGCGATCTCGCCCGTCGACAGATCAATGGCGTGCAGCACGCCGAACGGAGGCTTGTTGCACGGCAAACTGATCGGCGACAGCACCAGGTCGCGCTTCATGCCGTAGCGGGTGCCCACCTGGGCGCTGATTTCCTTGTTGGGTTCTGCTTCCTTGGCGGCAGCAAAGTCATCACGCGGAATGAGCTTCACCACGTGCAGCGCGCGCGAGGTGTTGACGTACATCAGCTGGGTCTGCGGGTTGAACGCCATGCCACCCCAGTTGGCACCACCGCCGGAGAACGGGAACATCAGCGTCCCCTGTTCGCTGGGCGGCGTGAAGAGGCCATCGTTCCTGTACTGGGCAATCATGTCGCGGCAGGCCCCGCGGTCCCAAAAGGTGAGCCCCCATGCATCGTCCGGGCTGATGCTGTGGGGCACCAGCGCCGGTGGCTTTTGCGGCATGGGTTGGGTCGGCGACAGAACTTCCCCCGGCGCGCCGTCCTGCGGCACGGGCACTTCATCCACCGGGAACACCGGCTCGCCCGTGTCGCGGTCCAGCACGAACACGAACCCGGTCTTGGCGACCTGCACCACAACGTCACGCGGGCCGTCGCCCTTGTTGATGGTCACAAGGCTCGGCTGTGCAGGCAGGTCATAGTCCCACACATCGTGATGCACCGTCTGGAAGTGCCAGCGCACGTCACCGGTAGCTCCGTCGAGAGCCACAACAGAATTGGCGTAGCGATTGTCGCCAGGACGCGCGCCGCCATAAAAATCTGGCGAGGGAGACGACGTCGGCAGAATGACCAGGCCCCGCTCGTGATCAACAGACATCGGCGCCCACACATTGGCGTGGCCGGTCCGCGCGGCATCCTCCGCCCGCCAGTTGCCCGGTTGCTCCGCAGCACCGCGCACCACCGCGTCAAACTCCCAGCGCGGCTCGCCGGTGCGGATGTCGAATGCACGCACCGCACCTTTGGGCGCATCCGCGCGGGCGTTGTCGCCAATGGCAGAGCCGACGACAACAACGTCACCCACTGTCACCGGCGGCGACGTAATCTGAAATTCGCCCGGCCACCACAGATCCATGCCGGGATTGATCTTCACCTGCCCTGTCTCACCGAACTGAGCGCACGGGTCGCCAGTGGCTGCATCAACAGCGATCACCCGGCTGTCCGCTGTCCCCATGAAGATGCGCGCAGCGCACGCAGCGCCCGGCTCGGCCTGTGTGTCTTCCCAATGGACAACACCGCGACAGACATACTGGTTGGCAGGCTCATAGTCCGTGGCGATACCCGGGTCATACCGCCAGAGCTCCTCACCCGTGCCCGGGTCCAGCGCGATGATTTCGTTGAACGGCGTGCAGTAGGTCAGGCGGCCATTGACCAGAATGGGCGTGCCTTCGGACGCGCTCTTTGCCACCGCCTCAGGACGCGTATCCATATCGCCGGTCGAATATTCCCACGCCATCTCCAGGTCACCGACCGTGTCCGCCGTTATGTCCTGCGCTGGGCTGTATCGGCTGCCACCGGCATCACCCCCGTAATGCGACCAGCCCGGCGTCTGGGGTCGGGGATCCTGCGCCTGCACGCTGGTGACGGCAAGCAGAAGACCAGTGCTGGCAAACGCGACGTGGCGGATAAGCTGGGAGAAGGGCATGGCGTGATATCCCGAATGGTTGCTCACTAATTGAATGAATGATTTATTTAATTAATGCGCGCCGTCAAGGGGTAAGATGCCTACGAAGCGAAATCAGTGAGTCGACATGCCAGCCAACAGACCGCCCTCCCGCCGCTCAAAAAGAGGCGAAACCCCGCAGGAACGCTTGGAAGTTGTGGCCCGGGCCGCTTTTGAGTGCATCAGCCGCACAGGCTATCTGCGCACCCAGATGGCAGACGTGGCAAAAGCCGCCGATCTCTCGCCGGCAGCCCTCTACAGCTACGCCAAGGGCAAGGAGGGACTGCTCACCCTTGCGGTTCTTCATGCCCTGGGAGATGGCCTGCCGGACGGACCGCTGCCCATCACACCAATGACACCTGACGAGATTGTTGATCTGAGTGAGAGGCGGATTGCGCAGCTCGCCCACTGGGACACACTGACCGCAGCCTTGAAGGCAAAGACACCGCCGACCCTTGCGACGCTCAAGCAAATAGGTGCGGAGGCGTATGACCTGCAATCCGCCAACCGCAAGGGCATCTGGCTGATCGACCGGCTGTCGCTGGAGCTGCCTGAAATTGAAAAGATGCAGGCTACCCGCATGCACGGAGCCTTGATGGGCGACCTGACACACCTGATCGCCAAATGGGCCGAACCGGGAATCGTGCCCGATGTCGCAGCCCGCAACGCCGTTGAAATGCTGGCCTGGCCGTCCATGCACCGGCATCGCGATGCCTGGCTCAAGCCGACAGCAGACGAAGCCCAGATACGCGAAACAGCGCTGCGTCAGTACGCGGCGCTGCTTGCTTCAACAATTCGGAAAAAATAGAAGCAGCGCCGGGCAGGACGCCGTGCGGAGCGCCGGGCATGCAACTTTGGCCTTAGCCTTCGTTGGCGACCTGCTCGCGGGCCTTGACCATGAGTTCCTGCATGGTGCGGCGGATCTGGTGCTCTGACTTGTCGACGCTGCGGGCTTCAAGATCGCCGGCCACCTTGCGGTACACGTCCTCTTCGCCAGCTTCTTCGAAGTCCGCTTTGACCACTTCCTTGGCATAGGCATCCGCATCGTTACCGGTCAGGCCCATGGCCTCTGCGGCCCATAGCCCCAGCAGCTTGTTGCGGCGGGCAACAGCCTTGAATTCGAGTTCCTGATCGTGGGCGAACTTGTTCTCAAAGTCCTTGCCGCGCTTGTCTAGTGAACTCATCTCGAAACGCCTCTTGCCAAATGGGTGCCATGCTGTGGGGCATTGCCCCCACGAACAGACAGAAAACTGCCAAATTTCAGGGATTTTGACCATATGCCAGCCCTGAACTTCGGCTAGGCATAGCCCCCAATTTCCGCTAAAGCAACACGTGTGCACGGGCGCGCTTGAGGTCAAGTGGTCGCACCGCACAATCCGCCAGTTTTGGCGCCAATCCAAGATGGATTCCCAATTGATGACTCGCCGCAGAAAAATCTATGAAGGCAAGGCCAAGATCCTCTATGAGGGTCCCGAGCCAGGCACGCTTGTTCAGCATTTCAAGGACGACGCGACCGCCTTCAACAACAAGAAACACGATCTGATCGAAGGCAAGGGCGTCCTCAACAACCGTATTTCCGAATACGTGTTTACGCGTCTGGGCGAGATCGGCATTCCCACCCACTTCCTCAAACGCGTCAACATGCGTGAGCAGCTGGTGAAGGAAGTCGAGATCATCCCCATCGAAGTGATGATCCGCAATGTCGCCGCCGGTTCCCTGGCCAAGCGCCTTGGCATTGAGGAAGGCACGCCCCTTCCCCGCTCGATCATCGAATTTGCCTACAAGTCCGACGAACTGGACGATCCGCTGGTCACCGAAGAGCACATC from Candidatus Phaeomarinobacter ectocarpi includes these protein-coding regions:
- a CDS encoding MarR family winged helix-turn-helix transcriptional regulator; amino-acid sequence: MSPAKSKSVPRSGPSLKDGKGFDRPAAALALLGFFYPIHYKAGIKVEDALRDKGVMGELGRHQVAVLWHIHSAGENGTMMRRKDIEQSLRSWFDISSAAITKAIRAMASPPLSLVVQEEDPNSAREKIVRLTPKGAKHIAAMMDRGVEVIKEMMEPMDEATIREGIKFFQAITNSIVMMESGDKS
- a CDS encoding pyrroloquinoline quinone-dependent dehydrogenase; translated protein: MPFSQLIRHVAFASTGLLLAVTSVQAQDPRPQTPGWSHYGGDAGGSRYSPAQDITADTVGDLEMAWEYSTGDMDTRPEAVAKSASEGTPILVNGRLTYCTPFNEIIALDPGTGEELWRYDPGIATDYEPANQYVCRGVVHWEDTQAEPGAACAARIFMGTADSRVIAVDAATGDPCAQFGETGQVKINPGMDLWWPGEFQITSPPVTVGDVVVVGSAIGDNARADAPKGAVRAFDIRTGEPRWEFDAVVRGAAEQPGNWRAEDAARTGHANVWAPMSVDHERGLVILPTSSPSPDFYGGARPGDNRYANSVVALDGATGDVRWHFQTVHHDVWDYDLPAQPSLVTINKGDGPRDVVVQVAKTGFVFVLDRDTGEPVFPVDEVPVPQDGAPGEVLSPTQPMPQKPPALVPHSISPDDAWGLTFWDRGACRDMIAQYRNDGLFTPPSEQGTLMFPFSGGGANWGGMAFNPQTQLMYVNTSRALHVVKLIPRDDFAAAKEAEPNKEISAQVGTRYGMKRDLVLSPISLPCNKPPFGVLHAIDLSTGEIAWESTLGTVRDMAPVPIPWELGTPNFGGPLVTAGGLVFIGAAMDDYLRAFDAKTGEELWKGRLPGGGQATPMTYEWQGRQYVVISAGGHSRSTTTLNDRVVAFALP
- a CDS encoding TetR/AcrR family transcriptional regulator, which produces MPANRPPSRRSKRGETPQERLEVVARAAFECISRTGYLRTQMADVAKAADLSPAALYSYAKGKEGLLTLAVLHALGDGLPDGPLPITPMTPDEIVDLSERRIAQLAHWDTLTAALKAKTPPTLATLKQIGAEAYDLQSANRKGIWLIDRLSLELPEIEKMQATRMHGALMGDLTHLIAKWAEPGIVPDVAARNAVEMLAWPSMHRHRDAWLKPTADEAQIRETALRQYAALLASTIRKK
- a CDS encoding DUF1476 domain-containing protein, with the translated sequence MSSLDKRGKDFENKFAHDQELEFKAVARRNKLLGLWAAEAMGLTGNDADAYAKEVVKADFEEAGEEDVYRKVAGDLEARSVDKSEHQIRRTMQELMVKAREQVANEG
- the purC gene encoding phosphoribosylaminoimidazolesuccinocarboxamide synthase; its protein translation is MTRRRKIYEGKAKILYEGPEPGTLVQHFKDDATAFNNKKHDLIEGKGVLNNRISEYVFTRLGEIGIPTHFLKRVNMREQLVKEVEIIPIEVMIRNVAAGSLAKRLGIEEGTPLPRSIIEFAYKSDELDDPLVTEEHITAFAWATPQEIDDMMAMSLRINDFLSGLFLGIGIKLIDFKIEFGRHFEGEMMRVILADEISPDSCRLWDTATNEKLDKDRFRRDLGGLMDAYQEVARRLGILMENEDQTPRTGPVLVK